One window of the Nicotiana tabacum cultivar K326 chromosome 4, ASM71507v2, whole genome shotgun sequence genome contains the following:
- the LOC107767391 gene encoding uncharacterized protein LOC107767391 isoform X2: MTRKLLFIAWFLRDLGFSYWALNMVQMQDVAGERGGYLHGRGALDSDDLLYLKEQMEAEEDAERLLRRTEKRAFQAFKKAVTDSSPVLLPLALRVEPKPKSGIRQQDLLKRVVEVKSKKPKVSNPSNGNDFPVLPSTQAAPSGKCDADHEKQIETLPARPSDAGDRGEIENPVKSLLAVYESSDDDD; the protein is encoded by the exons GGATCTTGGCTTTTCCTACTGGGCACTTAATATGGTTCAGATGCAAGATGTTGCTGGGGAACGTGGAGGTTACCTTCATGGAAGAGGCG CCCTAGACAGTGATGACTTGCTCTATCTCAAGGAACAGATGGAAGCTGAGGAGGACGCTGAACGCCTTCTGCGCCGCACTGAAAAACGTGCATTCCAAGCATTCAAAA AAGCTGTTACTGATTCTTCACCTGTATTACTTCCTTTGGCACTTCGTGTTGAGCCCAAGCCAAAGAGTGGGATCAG GCAACAGGATCTACTAAAGAGGGTTGTAGAAGTCAAATCTAAGAAGCCGAAAGTCTCTAACCCATCCAATGGGAATGATTTTCCTGTACTTCCAAGTACACAGGCTGCGCCAAGTGGCAAGTGTGATGCTGATCATGAGAAGCAGATAGAGACTTTGCCAGCTAGACCAAGTGATGCTGGAGATAGAGGAGAGATAGAAAATCCAGTGAAAAGTTTGCTTGCAGTATATGAGAGTTCTGATGATGATGACTGA